The following proteins are encoded in a genomic region of Bacteroidota bacterium:
- a CDS encoding AAA family ATPase: MKELREKLQQFVQLLAIEKDEDYKQYVAQFERCSIAERRKNGVTWYPLQVVAEELAPGDYLIIEVERTQGLGELHQFSNGKLIELFSNSGENGSENWKLQGTVRQVWQNKMRIQFNTDELPGWAERGKLGINLLFDENSYREMLIALQKVMDAERGRLAELRDILYGYKQAAFGKKDESLQPAGLNRSQADAVRTILAAEDIAIVHGPPGTGKTTTLVQAIRHTLMHEKQVLVCSPSNTAVDLLTERLVRQGINVLRLGNPARVSDEVMNNTLDVKMTRHANYKELKEFRKRAEEYFAMAKKYKRNFGRDEREQRNLLYNEARQLLKDATTLEDYILWDQFEQAQVVACTPVVAAGKLLRDKRFDTVFIDEAAQALEPMSWIPITRASRVVFAGDHCQLPPTVKSKKAEDGGLKYTLFERAIRNQPHASVILETQYRMHAHIMNFSNREFYDNRLQADATVKDNLLSFDENDDLLIRPLEFIDTAGCGFGEEQNSETLSLSNPEEAALLLKHLGRVLEQYDRHQTAEPLRIGIIAPYKQQSELLTQMLAEQPYAEGSRHHFSVRTVDGFQGQERDIICISLVRSNDNGEIGFLSDTRRMNVALTRAKRKLLVFGDSATLANHSFYKSFLNYVDEIGAYRSAWEFMDV, translated from the coding sequence GTGAAAGAACTGCGCGAAAAGCTGCAGCAGTTTGTGCAACTGCTTGCCATTGAAAAAGACGAGGATTACAAGCAATACGTAGCGCAGTTTGAGCGGTGCAGCATTGCCGAACGCCGCAAAAACGGTGTAACCTGGTATCCGCTGCAGGTGGTGGCCGAAGAACTGGCACCCGGCGATTACCTGATTATCGAAGTAGAACGCACGCAGGGGCTTGGCGAACTGCATCAGTTTTCGAACGGGAAACTGATTGAGCTTTTCAGCAACAGCGGCGAAAATGGCAGCGAAAACTGGAAACTGCAGGGCACCGTGCGGCAGGTGTGGCAAAACAAAATGCGCATACAGTTTAACACCGACGAACTGCCCGGCTGGGCCGAGCGCGGCAAGCTGGGCATTAACCTGCTGTTTGACGAAAACTCATACCGCGAAATGCTCATTGCGTTGCAAAAAGTAATGGACGCCGAGCGCGGCCGCCTTGCCGAGCTACGCGATATACTTTACGGCTACAAGCAGGCCGCGTTTGGGAAAAAAGACGAAAGCCTGCAACCCGCAGGACTCAACCGCTCGCAGGCCGATGCGGTGCGCACCATTCTTGCCGCCGAAGATATTGCCATTGTACACGGCCCGCCCGGCACCGGAAAAACCACTACGCTGGTGCAGGCCATACGCCACACACTGATGCACGAGAAACAGGTACTGGTATGCAGCCCCAGCAACACCGCGGTTGACTTGCTTACCGAGCGGTTGGTGCGACAGGGCATTAATGTGTTGCGCCTCGGCAATCCGGCACGCGTATCGGATGAAGTAATGAACAATACGCTTGACGTAAAAATGACACGCCACGCGAATTACAAGGAGCTGAAAGAATTCCGCAAGCGTGCCGAGGAATATTTTGCGATGGCCAAAAAGTACAAACGCAATTTTGGCCGCGATGAACGCGAACAGCGCAACCTGCTTTACAACGAAGCCAGGCAACTGCTTAAAGATGCCACTACGCTAGAAGATTATATTTTGTGGGATCAGTTTGAGCAGGCGCAGGTGGTGGCGTGTACACCAGTTGTAGCAGCCGGAAAGTTGCTGCGCGACAAACGTTTTGACACGGTGTTTATTGATGAAGCCGCGCAGGCTCTGGAGCCGATGAGCTGGATACCCATTACCCGCGCCAGCCGCGTGGTGTTTGCCGGCGACCATTGCCAGCTTCCGCCCACCGTGAAATCGAAAAAGGCGGAAGACGGCGGATTGAAATACACCTTGTTTGAGCGCGCCATCCGCAACCAGCCACACGCATCAGTCATTCTCGAAACGCAGTACCGCATGCACGCGCACATCATGAATTTCTCAAACCGCGAATTTTATGACAACCGCCTGCAGGCTGATGCCACGGTGAAAGATAATTTGCTGAGTTTTGATGAAAACGATGATTTGCTGATTCGTCCGCTGGAGTTTATTGATACAGCGGGATGCGGTTTTGGCGAAGAGCAGAATAGCGAAACACTTAGCCTTTCGAATCCCGAGGAAGCCGCCCTGCTGCTGAAGCATCTTGGCCGTGTGCTGGAGCAGTATGACAGGCATCAGACCGCAGAGCCGCTGCGCATTGGTATTATTGCTCCCTACAAACAGCAAAGCGAATTACTCACACAAATGCTTGCCGAACAGCCTTACGCAGAGGGCAGCCGCCACCATTTTTCGGTGCGTACGGTTGACGGTTTTCAGGGTCAGGAGCGCGATATTATCTGCATCAGTCTGGTGCGCAGCAACGATAACGGCGAAATCGGTTTTTTGTCTGACACGCGCCGCATGAATGTGGCGTTAACACGTGCAAAGCGAAAGCTGCTGGTATTTGGCGACAGTGCCACGCTTGCCAATCACTCGTTTTACAAATCGTTTTTGAATTACGTGGACGAGATTGGCGCGTACCGCTCGGCGTGGGAGTTTATGGATGTGTGA
- a CDS encoding acyltransferase produces the protein MLKEMPQINLLRGIAALMVAVYHFFFFSNQEGNLFQDGGTIRNTASFGATGVYLFFVISGFVIPWSMYHGNYRLSKFFRFMGKRLLRLEPPYLVSIMLILAFGLFMSKVVWGCEWSLNVPQLLLHVGYLIPFTGGKYEWINIIYWTLAIEFTYYLVLSLLFPLLNHSNRIARYSVLLLFLAGPLILNDKAFLPVFTPIFLLGFLLFQHLTNRMNRWEMLGWAMAAFAVIAFYHKPDVVVASAIGFFGIWLLRSDTRIGNGLGAISYSLYLIHGLTGNNYLSFVASPNDSLMMKLVHVAVALVFSLVSATIFWYVVERTSKKWAQKIKL, from the coding sequence ATGCTGAAGGAAATGCCCCAGATTAATTTATTGCGCGGAATAGCTGCGCTGATGGTGGCCGTGTATCATTTCTTTTTTTTCAGTAATCAGGAAGGAAATTTGTTTCAGGATGGCGGAACGATAAGAAACACGGCCTCTTTCGGTGCTACCGGCGTTTATCTTTTTTTTGTGATATCAGGCTTTGTCATTCCATGGTCGATGTATCATGGTAATTACCGGCTATCGAAGTTTTTCAGGTTCATGGGCAAACGTCTGCTTCGTCTTGAGCCGCCTTACCTCGTATCAATAATGTTGATACTTGCTTTTGGCTTATTCATGTCGAAAGTTGTTTGGGGATGTGAGTGGTCGCTCAATGTGCCGCAGTTGCTGCTTCATGTGGGTTATCTTATTCCGTTTACAGGAGGGAAGTATGAATGGATAAATATTATTTACTGGACACTGGCCATTGAGTTTACCTATTATCTCGTTCTCTCTTTATTATTCCCTTTATTGAATCATAGCAACCGTATTGCCCGTTATTCGGTATTGCTGCTATTTCTGGCGGGGCCGCTAATTTTAAACGACAAAGCTTTTCTGCCGGTTTTTACGCCAATATTTCTATTGGGTTTTCTGCTTTTTCAGCATCTTACCAATCGTATGAACCGTTGGGAAATGCTGGGCTGGGCAATGGCCGCATTTGCGGTTATTGCATTTTACCACAAGCCCGATGTGGTTGTGGCATCTGCAATAGGTTTCTTTGGTATCTGGCTGTTACGTTCAGATACGCGTATAGGAAACGGACTGGGTGCCATTTCCTATTCTCTTTATCTCATACATGGATTAACCGGCAACAACTATCTGAGTTTTGTAGCATCGCCTAATGATAGTTTGATGATGAAACTTGTACATGTGGCAGTGGCACTTGTGTTTTCGCTGGTAAGCGCCACCATATTCTGGTACGTGGTTGAGCGGACATCAAAAAAATGGGCGCAAAAAATTAAACTGTAA
- the vanZ gene encoding VanZ family protein produces the protein MKFRYNWPVLVWALVILVLCAIPGRDLPHSDWLEALSFDKWVHAGIFFVLELLSIRGIAFSDSQPLRKLAVLITGAGAVAYGGALEIMQGALFSERTADLYDFIANSVGVLAGAALYARLSTKWPRILPPIQ, from the coding sequence ATGAAGTTCAGATACAATTGGCCGGTGCTCGTTTGGGCACTGGTCATTCTTGTTTTATGCGCCATCCCCGGCCGCGATCTGCCGCATTCAGACTGGCTCGAAGCCTTGTCGTTTGATAAATGGGTGCATGCCGGAATTTTCTTTGTACTCGAACTGCTCAGCATTCGTGGCATCGCTTTTTCTGATTCACAGCCATTGCGCAAACTGGCGGTGCTCATTACCGGAGCAGGGGCTGTGGCCTATGGCGGTGCGCTTGAAATTATGCAGGGTGCATTATTCAGCGAACGTACAGCCGATTTGTATGATTTCATTGCCAACTCGGTCGGAGTATTGGCTGGAGCCGCACTGTATGCAAGGCTTTCCACAAAATGGCCACGCATACTTCCCCCGATTCAGTGA
- the cysC gene encoding adenylyl-sulfate kinase: MFTPAHRHQREQLLNQRSCVIWLTGLSGAGKTTLATALSKHLHQSGKLCTVLDGDALRDGLNKGLGFSDADRTENIRRAAETARILLHTGIITICSFISPTHEIRAMAKSIIGENDFIEVFVNSSLASCEQRDVKGLYAKARRGEIPAFTGITSPFEVPLQPAVELRTDQQTEAESLAQLLHYIAPHIEHAL, translated from the coding sequence ATGTTTACACCCGCACACCGACACCAGCGTGAGCAACTGCTCAACCAACGTTCCTGCGTAATCTGGCTTACCGGACTTTCTGGTGCCGGAAAAACTACGCTGGCCACCGCACTAAGCAAGCATCTGCATCAAAGCGGAAAACTTTGCACCGTGCTCGACGGCGATGCTCTGCGCGATGGTCTCAACAAAGGCCTCGGATTTTCTGATGCCGACCGCACCGAAAACATTCGCCGCGCTGCCGAAACTGCACGCATCCTGCTCCACACAGGCATCATCACCATTTGCAGTTTCATCAGCCCTACGCACGAAATACGTGCAATGGCAAAAAGTATTATCGGCGAAAACGATTTCATCGAAGTGTTTGTCAATTCATCACTTGCCAGCTGCGAGCAGCGCGATGTAAAAGGCCTTTATGCCAAAGCCCGCCGTGGGGAGATTCCGGCTTTCACAGGCATTACATCACCGTTTGAAGTGCCGCTTCAACCTGCCGTTGAGTTGCGCACCGATCAGCAAACCGAAGCCGAAAGTCTTGCGCAACTGCTGCATTACATTGCCCCGCACATTGAACACGCCTTGTAG
- a CDS encoding T9SS type A sorting domain-containing protein → MRYFLLTSFAIAIQLTAVCQPLQFRTGGGNLNNGLFNSTNIQYISILENSGAKMTRVNLYPYDYWDFVNNVPETNYADSLLLYLASKNIRVVLLFEHYVYFVSLGQPLGTYSKWQQIGSAFANRYKPGSAFFTSNGYPNYGIEYYTAINEPDIGLYMPKTIADGPENYHDALEGLADGVHSVDSSLKVIPGGFASENSAGSHTLNGFGTAIADLFNNGKLYGIDLHTYNDVSYAPILKWDNTNHVEFMAFHDFTQVKASCGITANIKFCATEFSFKENTQGINDTLAAKRLLTCIWGNLGAVLNDSVSSATEYALTWNLYNTLTVDPVYGMCITQTPYQPTLKGKTFKLVMDLSKDMDFTHLDPFNRGEYILQDTIKKMWVFQNYNMLSSIYGSTYTISQIPASTAYLQVYDWSGLRATIPNLNYSSYTFTNLNVNETYMFVATSDLTAGSFEPSNSIQPQVYPNPFEQFTTINPAGLSYKVYDAGCRLVASGTPSENNVIIGYDFLPGVYFIRFENGIVQKLIKY, encoded by the coding sequence ATGAGATATTTCTTACTCACATCATTCGCAATTGCAATTCAGCTCACAGCGGTTTGTCAGCCCCTTCAATTTCGTACCGGAGGCGGAAATCTCAATAATGGTTTATTCAATTCAACCAATATTCAATACATCTCTATTTTAGAAAATTCAGGTGCTAAAATGACCCGTGTAAACCTGTATCCCTATGATTATTGGGATTTTGTAAATAATGTACCTGAAACAAATTATGCCGATTCATTGCTGTTATATCTTGCGAGCAAAAATATACGTGTAGTTCTGCTTTTTGAACACTATGTCTATTTTGTTTCATTAGGCCAGCCCTTAGGAACCTATTCAAAATGGCAGCAAATCGGTTCTGCATTTGCCAATCGCTATAAACCGGGGAGTGCATTTTTTACTTCAAACGGTTATCCCAATTACGGTATCGAGTATTACACAGCAATCAACGAACCGGATATCGGGCTATATATGCCCAAAACCATTGCCGACGGCCCCGAAAACTATCACGACGCACTTGAAGGATTGGCAGATGGAGTTCATAGCGTTGACAGTTCGTTGAAAGTTATTCCGGGAGGTTTTGCCAGTGAAAACTCAGCCGGAAGTCATACGCTGAATGGTTTTGGAACAGCTATTGCCGATCTTTTCAATAACGGGAAGTTATACGGAATAGATCTTCATACTTACAACGACGTGAGCTATGCGCCAATTTTGAAATGGGATAATACCAACCATGTTGAATTCATGGCATTTCATGATTTTACACAGGTTAAAGCAAGTTGCGGCATTACAGCCAATATTAAGTTTTGTGCTACCGAATTCAGCTTCAAAGAAAATACACAAGGAATAAATGATACGCTGGCAGCTAAAAGACTGCTAACCTGTATTTGGGGAAATCTTGGGGCAGTGTTGAATGATAGCGTGTCGAGCGCTACTGAGTATGCGCTCACCTGGAATTTGTATAATACATTGACTGTGGATCCGGTTTACGGTATGTGTATTACACAAACACCCTATCAACCCACATTGAAAGGGAAGACCTTTAAGCTGGTGATGGATTTATCGAAAGACATGGATTTTACTCATCTTGATCCATTCAATCGCGGCGAATATATTTTGCAGGACACCATAAAAAAAATGTGGGTTTTCCAAAACTACAATATGCTGAGTTCTATTTATGGCTCAACCTACACGATCAGTCAAATTCCTGCTTCAACGGCATATCTTCAGGTGTACGACTGGAGCGGTTTGCGCGCTACGATTCCTAATTTGAACTACAGTAGCTACACATTCACAAATCTTAATGTAAACGAAACTTACATGTTTGTAGCCACATCTGATTTGACAGCAGGATCTTTTGAGCCCTCAAACTCAATACAGCCTCAGGTATATCCCAATCCTTTCGAACAGTTTACAACAATTAATCCGGCTGGCCTAAGCTATAAAGTGTATGATGCCGGATGCAGGCTTGTTGCTTCGGGAACTCCATCTGAAAATAACGTGATAATTGGCTACGACTTTCTTCCCGGAGTATATTTTATCCGATTTGAGAATGGAATAGTTCAGAAATTGATTAAATACTAG
- the deoC gene encoding deoxyribose-phosphate aldolase, with protein sequence MTGIDFSHTPPVDQTGMEERVARLNSRSIKKEAKVAGLKLALNMIDLTTLEGRDTAGKVRQMCYKAQHPHDALPGLPTVAAVCVFPTFVKTAKKALGNSGVKVASVATAFPAGQSTRDVKIADTRFAVENGADEVDMVISRGHFLAGEYGYVFDEIAAVKEACGNARLKVILETGELSTLDNVRRASDIAMRAGADFIKTSTGKIQPAATQPVTLTMLEAIRDYYYETGIMVGMKPAGGISTAKGALQYLVMVRETLGNAWLSNQWFRFGASSLANDILMQLAKESSGMYQSGDYFSKD encoded by the coding sequence ATGACCGGTATTGATTTTTCACACACACCGCCTGTTGACCAGACGGGCATGGAAGAGCGCGTGGCTCGTCTCAATTCGCGCAGCATAAAAAAAGAAGCGAAAGTAGCCGGACTCAAGCTGGCGCTTAACATGATAGACCTTACCACGCTGGAAGGGCGCGACACGGCAGGTAAAGTGCGGCAGATGTGCTATAAAGCACAGCACCCGCACGATGCGCTTCCCGGCCTGCCCACCGTGGCGGCAGTGTGCGTGTTTCCTACGTTTGTAAAAACGGCCAAAAAAGCACTGGGCAACAGCGGCGTAAAAGTGGCCTCTGTAGCCACCGCATTTCCCGCAGGGCAATCGACACGCGATGTGAAGATTGCCGACACGCGTTTTGCTGTGGAAAACGGCGCCGATGAAGTGGATATGGTTATTTCGCGCGGGCATTTTCTGGCGGGCGAATACGGCTATGTGTTTGATGAAATTGCTGCCGTGAAGGAAGCCTGCGGCAATGCACGCCTGAAAGTAATTCTCGAAACCGGCGAGCTCTCCACGCTCGACAATGTGCGCCGCGCAAGTGATATTGCCATGCGCGCCGGTGCCGATTTCATCAAAACATCGACCGGCAAAATACAGCCGGCGGCCACACAGCCGGTTACGCTTACCATGCTCGAAGCCATCCGCGATTACTATTACGAAACCGGCATCATGGTAGGCATGAAACCCGCCGGCGGCATTTCAACCGCAAAAGGTGCGTTGCAATATCTGGTAATGGTGCGCGAAACGCTTGGCAATGCCTGGCTGAGCAACCAGTGGTTCCGGTTTGGTGCCAGCAGTCTGGCAAACGATATTCTGATGCAGCTTGCCAAAGAAAGCAGCGGCATGTATCAAAGTGGTGATTATTTTTCGAAAGATTAA
- a CDS encoding GNAT family N-acetyltransferase yields the protein MNPTQYVWQCKTFSTLPVAELYKLLQLRAAVFVVEQNCPYLDPDDKDIFALHVLCSKGNELLACARILPGGVSYDEVSIGRVATATSARKTGLGKQLMQFTLQQIVHTFGNVPVRISAQCYLEKFYNEFGFVRAGEDYLEDDIPHVEMLLTPKP from the coding sequence ATGAATCCAACTCAATACGTATGGCAATGCAAAACGTTCAGTACACTTCCTGTGGCAGAGCTTTACAAGCTGCTTCAGTTGCGTGCTGCAGTATTTGTAGTGGAACAGAACTGTCCCTATCTCGATCCTGATGATAAGGATATATTTGCGCTGCATGTGCTGTGCAGTAAAGGAAATGAGCTGCTGGCCTGCGCACGAATTCTTCCCGGCGGAGTTTCATACGATGAAGTTTCCATTGGACGTGTAGCCACTGCGACATCTGCCCGTAAAACCGGTCTTGGTAAACAGCTCATGCAGTTTACCTTGCAACAAATCGTACACACATTTGGCAATGTTCCGGTGCGTATTTCAGCGCAATGCTACCTGGAGAAATTTTACAATGAGTTTGGTTTTGTCCGCGCAGGGGAAGATTATCTCGAAGATGATATTCCGCACGTGGAAATGCTCCTTACCCCTAAACCCTGA
- a CDS encoding GNAT family N-acetyltransferase, translating into MKPLLFPISTEHLLLRPAELRDAAALLELNRHEEVTRYVHDVPWQNIAQAELWINKQQREQYEATGMGRYVAELKDSGEVIGWCGLKLRPEHRHVDLGYRFHPAHWGKGYATEASEVMLLHGFHTLGHKRLVGWAQTQNPASIRVFEKLNGRLVKTWMHAPGLEIAEYEFIRPGANMQTPVLFRSSRLDFREITASDTGVNFALNTDPDVVRWTGNTAFASVNVCRDFYAAYGENYTKYGYARWMATLRDTDECIGWCGLKFYEPRNCVDLGYRLFQRFWGKGLASEAAIASMKFGKEQLGLDEIHGFAYRSNPASIRILEKCGMHYTGSETEETDELLKYVISLQAITV; encoded by the coding sequence ATGAAACCTCTCCTCTTCCCCATTTCCACCGAGCATCTTTTGCTTCGACCTGCTGAATTGCGTGATGCAGCGGCGTTGCTGGAACTAAACCGCCATGAAGAAGTAACTCGCTACGTGCATGATGTGCCGTGGCAAAATATTGCGCAGGCCGAATTGTGGATTAATAAACAGCAACGCGAACAATACGAAGCCACAGGCATGGGCCGCTATGTGGCGGAGCTGAAAGACAGCGGTGAGGTTATTGGCTGGTGCGGTTTGAAACTGCGGCCCGAACACAGACATGTGGATCTGGGCTATCGCTTTCATCCTGCGCATTGGGGCAAAGGCTATGCCACTGAAGCAAGCGAAGTAATGCTGCTGCACGGTTTTCATACGCTTGGCCACAAACGGCTTGTGGGCTGGGCGCAAACACAAAACCCGGCCTCTATACGCGTGTTTGAAAAACTAAACGGCCGCCTTGTGAAAACGTGGATGCACGCACCCGGACTCGAAATTGCAGAATACGAATTCATCCGCCCGGGTGCCAATATGCAAACGCCGGTGCTCTTCCGCTCTTCCCGACTTGATTTCAGAGAGATCACCGCAAGCGATACAGGCGTAAACTTTGCGCTGAATACGGACCCTGATGTGGTGCGCTGGACAGGTAACACGGCCTTTGCATCAGTAAACGTATGCCGCGATTTCTATGCAGCATACGGCGAAAACTATACAAAATACGGCTATGCCCGCTGGATGGCCACACTCCGCGATACGGATGAATGCATTGGCTGGTGCGGTCTGAAATTTTACGAACCGCGCAACTGTGTGGATCTCGGCTACCGGCTGTTTCAGCGATTCTGGGGGAAAGGACTTGCGTCTGAAGCTGCAATTGCGTCAATGAAATTCGGGAAAGAGCAGCTTGGTTTGGATGAAATACATGGCTTTGCTTACCGCAGCAATCCGGCATCCATACGCATTCTCGAAAAATGCGGCATGCACTACACCGGGTCAGAAACAGAAGAAACGGACGAATTGCTGAAATATGTAATCAGCCTGCAAGCTATTACAGTTTAA
- the gcvH gene encoding glycine cleavage system protein GcvH — protein sequence MNFPDNLKYTKDHEWVRVEGNEAVIGITDFAQGELGDIVYVEIETVGEELAQHEIFGTVEAVKTVSDLFMPVSGTVVAMNDAIEANPESVNKDPYGEGWMIRVQMSNPGEVAELMDAAAYKALIGQ from the coding sequence ATGAATTTTCCGGACAATCTCAAATACACGAAAGACCACGAGTGGGTTCGTGTGGAAGGCAATGAAGCTGTTATCGGCATTACCGATTTTGCACAGGGCGAACTTGGCGATATCGTTTATGTAGAAATTGAAACGGTAGGCGAAGAGCTGGCTCAGCACGAAATTTTCGGAACCGTGGAAGCTGTGAAAACAGTGTCGGATTTGTTTATGCCGGTGAGCGGAACAGTAGTGGCAATGAACGATGCCATTGAAGCCAACCCGGAGTCGGTAAACAAAGATCCTTACGGCGAAGGCTGGATGATTCGTGTGCAAATGAGCAACCCCGGAGAGGTGGCTGAGCTCATGGATGCTGCTGCATACAAAGCACTCATCGGTCAGTAA
- a CDS encoding GNAT family N-acetyltransferase has translation MKLNLIRTTSENADFRKLIPLLDADLRIRDGNEHAFFAQYNKIDAIKHVVVAFFNEEPVGCGAFKPFEAGVVEIKRMYVLPAHRGRGIAAAMLRELEMWAADEGNEQAVLETGKKMPEAIGLYQKSGYVFIPNFGQYAGVESCVCMGKQFNSAINQ, from the coding sequence ATGAAGCTGAATCTTATCCGAACCACCTCTGAGAATGCTGATTTTCGTAAGCTCATTCCACTGCTCGATGCCGATTTGCGGATACGCGATGGTAATGAGCATGCTTTTTTTGCGCAGTACAATAAAATTGATGCAATAAAACATGTGGTGGTCGCCTTTTTCAATGAGGAGCCTGTGGGTTGCGGTGCGTTTAAACCCTTCGAAGCGGGTGTGGTGGAAATAAAACGCATGTATGTGTTGCCCGCACATCGCGGCAGAGGTATAGCAGCAGCTATGCTGCGCGAACTTGAAATGTGGGCAGCAGATGAAGGCAATGAACAGGCCGTACTTGAAACAGGGAAGAAAATGCCCGAAGCGATCGGGCTGTATCAGAAAAGCGGATATGTATTTATCCCAAACTTCGGCCAGTATGCGGGTGTGGAAAGTTGCGTGTGCATGGGTAAACAGTTCAACTCCGCGATAAATCAGTAA
- a CDS encoding aldehyde dehydrogenase family protein: MSTKTKSKDAAAKAALDFGKGWDYVAAPESTDHARIEPRYQHFINGAFVKPSSGKYFATISPSTEKQLSEVALGDEKDIDAAVKAARNAYEKVWKKMPGSERGKYLYRIARIIQERARELAVIESMDGGKPIRESRDVDVPLAAAHFFYYAGWADKLEYAFPNRNVSPVGVAGQIIPWNFPLLMAAWKIAPALACGNTVVLKPAETTPLTALKLAEIIRDAGLPPGVVNIVTGDGKAGAALVNHPGVDKIAFTGSTEVGKIIQRAVAGTGKKVTLELGGKAANIIFEDAAIDQAVEGIINGIFFNQGHVCCAGSRLFVQEGVANTVIRKLKDRMETLIVGDPLDKNTDIGAINSKEQLMKINEYLKIGVDEGATIHQPSCSIPAKGFFCRPTIFLEASQSHRIVQEEIFGPVLAIQTFRTVEEVIEKANNTPYGLSAGVWTDKGSKIFNLTSKMRAGVVWANTFNKFDPTSPFGGYKESGFGREGGLHGLLPYVNLK, from the coding sequence ATGAGCACAAAGACCAAAAGCAAAGATGCCGCTGCCAAAGCTGCGCTTGATTTCGGAAAAGGCTGGGATTACGTGGCTGCGCCCGAAAGCACCGACCATGCCCGCATTGAGCCGCGCTATCAGCATTTCATCAATGGTGCATTTGTAAAACCATCGTCGGGAAAATACTTTGCCACGATAAGCCCGTCAACCGAAAAACAACTTTCGGAAGTGGCGCTTGGCGATGAAAAAGATATTGATGCGGCTGTGAAGGCTGCCCGCAACGCATACGAAAAAGTATGGAAGAAAATGCCGGGCAGCGAGCGGGGTAAATATCTCTACCGCATTGCACGCATTATACAGGAACGTGCCCGTGAACTTGCCGTGATTGAAAGCATGGACGGCGGTAAACCAATCCGCGAATCGCGCGATGTGGATGTGCCGCTGGCTGCTGCACATTTCTTCTACTATGCCGGCTGGGCCGATAAACTTGAATATGCATTTCCCAACCGCAATGTATCGCCGGTGGGTGTGGCCGGACAAATTATTCCGTGGAATTTTCCGCTGCTCATGGCTGCGTGGAAAATTGCACCGGCGCTGGCCTGCGGCAATACGGTGGTACTTAAGCCCGCCGAAACCACACCGCTTACCGCCCTTAAGCTGGCCGAAATTATACGCGATGCAGGTTTGCCTCCGGGCGTAGTAAACATTGTAACCGGCGATGGAAAAGCAGGTGCCGCACTGGTGAATCATCCCGGTGTTGACAAAATTGCGTTCACCGGTTCAACCGAAGTAGGCAAAATTATTCAACGCGCCGTAGCCGGCACCGGCAAAAAAGTAACGCTTGAACTTGGCGGAAAAGCGGCCAATATTATTTTCGAAGATGCCGCTATTGATCAGGCCGTAGAAGGAATTATCAATGGCATTTTCTTCAATCAGGGGCATGTGTGTTGCGCCGGTTCGCGCCTGTTTGTGCAGGAAGGCGTGGCCAACACGGTTATCCGCAAACTCAAAGACCGTATGGAAACGCTCATCGTGGGCGATCCGCTGGATAAGAATACCGACATCGGCGCCATCAACTCAAAAGAGCAGCTGATGAAAATAAACGAGTACCTGAAAATTGGTGTGGATGAAGGTGCAACCATTCATCAGCCTTCGTGCAGCATACCGGCCAAAGGCTTTTTCTGCCGACCCACCATTTTCCTCGAAGCCTCACAATCACACCGCATTGTGCAGGAAGAAATTTTTGGCCCGGTACTGGCCATTCAAACATTCCGCACGGTAGAGGAAGTAATTGAAAAAGCCAACAACACACCCTATGGCTTATCGGCCGGTGTGTGGACAGATAAAGGCTCGAAGATTTTCAACCTCACTTCAAAAATGCGCGCCGGTGTGGTGTGGGCCAATACATTCAACAAATTCGATCCTACTTCGCCTTTCGGCGGGTACAAGGAAAGCGGTTTCGGCCGCGAAGGCGGGCTGCACGGGCTGTTGCCGTATGTGAATTTGAAGTAA